A single window of Anaerocolumna chitinilytica DNA harbors:
- a CDS encoding MarR family winged helix-turn-helix transcriptional regulator: protein MIMADIRDDSNQEGTMIQELFTSFNNVRKLMGKLHNNRTLYPGEFMMLGAINHGVCKHGGQDVKNEDIRKEGEPGIRVSELCKMVHSTKSATSKMLKGLEEKNYIERITDTRDRRVVYIVLTETGKNIIQDSTRQLHEFTDKTVKKMGEDDTKTLILMLGRLYEAMNQVLKEAREDDAS, encoded by the coding sequence ATGATAATGGCAGATATACGGGACGACAGTAATCAGGAAGGAACGATGATACAAGAGCTTTTTACTTCTTTTAATAATGTACGCAAGCTTATGGGGAAGCTGCATAACAACAGAACACTTTATCCGGGGGAGTTTATGATGTTAGGAGCCATTAACCACGGTGTCTGTAAGCATGGGGGGCAGGATGTGAAGAATGAGGATATAAGGAAAGAGGGTGAACCTGGTATCCGTGTAAGCGAGCTCTGTAAGATGGTTCATTCTACCAAGTCTGCCACATCTAAAATGTTAAAAGGTCTTGAAGAGAAAAATTATATTGAAAGAATAACTGATACCAGGGACCGCAGGGTTGTTTATATCGTTCTGACGGAAACCGGAAAAAATATTATCCAGGATTCTACAAGACAACTACATGAATTTACGGATAAGACAGTAAAGAAAATGGGGGAAGACGACACCAAAACTCTGATTCTTATGCTTGGAAGGCTGTATGAAGCCATGAACCAGGTCTTAAAAGAAGCAAGAGAGGACGATGCCTCTTAA
- a CDS encoding homocysteine S-methyltransferase family protein — MTKVKFRELTKQKIVLLDGATGSNMQKAGMPTGVCPEEWMLENPQVLIKLQKEYIKAGTDILYAPTFTGNRIKLTEYGLADKIARMNQELVKLSKQAVAEAAAEMKEPKKVYIAGDLTMTGQQLYPVGTLRFEELVEVYKEQIAYLLLAGVDLFVIETMMSLQECRAALLAVKETCELPVMITLTFNENNKTLYGTDPITAITVLQKMGVDAVGVNCSTGPEGMVEIVKEMKRYATVPVIAKPNAGLPQLINDETVFTMDSEEFTRETVKLVEAGAGIIGGCCGTTPIHLSTLHNAVRDLTPPSNTPERERILTTERRALKIPDGGKFLIIGERINPTGKKALQEELRQGDFKLVTDFARKQEEDGADILDVNMGMNGIDEKETMVNAVFEITGFSNLPLCIDSSHVKVIEAALRIYPGRALINSISLEKEKIEKLLPIAKKYGAMFILLPLSDKGLPKNIEEKKEIIHTILQAAEENGLEREDIVVDGLVNTVGANKAAALQTLETIRYCREELGLATVIGLSNISFGLPERQFVNSTFLALAIKEGLTMAIANPSQELLMNTAFAADLLSAKEDADIRYINRVTERPGAVITRKENSVKGTGNSEKSGETLEKEAINKKSDIENLPEALKTKAFQQVYEAVIKGKKRDVISLVKEAITEGVRPSFVLDELLIPAINEVGKLFDKQIYFLPQLISSAETMKTAIDYLEPLLQEGEEKKKKLATVVIATVSGDVHDIGKNLVVLMLKNYGFDVIDLGKDVSSDKIIETAKEHDADIIALSALMTTTMLEMKKVIAMKKEAGLKAKVIIGGAVITQSYADEIGADGYAKDAGETVTVIKRSLGL; from the coding sequence ATGACAAAGGTTAAATTCAGAGAACTTACGAAGCAAAAAATAGTCCTGTTGGATGGAGCAACCGGCAGTAATATGCAGAAAGCGGGAATGCCCACAGGAGTCTGCCCGGAAGAATGGATGCTAGAGAATCCGCAAGTACTGATTAAGCTTCAAAAGGAATATATTAAAGCCGGTACGGATATCCTCTATGCACCTACCTTTACCGGAAACCGGATTAAGCTGACAGAATATGGGTTGGCTGACAAGATAGCAAGAATGAACCAGGAACTTGTAAAGTTATCCAAACAGGCTGTTGCGGAAGCGGCGGCAGAAATGAAAGAACCTAAAAAAGTTTATATAGCGGGAGACCTTACTATGACAGGGCAGCAGCTTTATCCGGTTGGGACTCTTAGGTTTGAAGAATTGGTAGAGGTTTATAAGGAGCAGATTGCCTACCTGCTGCTGGCAGGAGTGGATCTTTTTGTCATAGAAACTATGATGAGCCTTCAAGAATGCAGAGCAGCCCTATTAGCAGTAAAGGAGACCTGTGAGCTTCCGGTTATGATTACCTTGACTTTTAATGAAAATAATAAAACCCTTTACGGAACTGACCCCATAACAGCCATTACAGTCCTTCAGAAGATGGGGGTGGATGCCGTGGGTGTCAATTGTTCTACCGGTCCGGAAGGAATGGTTGAGATAGTAAAGGAAATGAAACGTTATGCTACAGTACCTGTCATTGCAAAGCCCAATGCAGGACTGCCGCAGTTAATAAATGATGAGACGGTATTTACCATGGACAGCGAGGAATTTACAAGAGAGACAGTCAAGCTTGTAGAAGCCGGTGCGGGAATTATAGGAGGCTGCTGCGGAACTACTCCAATTCATCTAAGTACGCTTCATAATGCTGTCCGGGATCTAACTCCACCCTCCAATACCCCTGAAAGAGAGCGGATACTGACTACGGAACGCCGAGCACTAAAGATACCGGATGGAGGCAAGTTCCTGATAATCGGAGAGAGGATTAATCCTACAGGGAAGAAAGCATTGCAGGAAGAACTGCGCCAGGGGGATTTTAAGCTGGTTACTGACTTCGCAAGAAAACAGGAAGAGGACGGTGCGGATATCCTGGATGTAAATATGGGCATGAACGGGATTGATGAAAAAGAAACCATGGTAAATGCGGTATTTGAAATTACCGGCTTTTCTAATCTGCCGCTGTGTATAGATTCCAGTCATGTAAAGGTAATTGAAGCAGCTCTTCGTATCTATCCCGGACGAGCACTTATTAATTCGATCTCCCTGGAAAAAGAGAAGATTGAAAAGCTTCTGCCCATTGCTAAAAAATATGGGGCTATGTTTATACTCCTGCCCCTATCGGATAAAGGACTTCCAAAGAATATAGAGGAAAAGAAGGAAATCATCCATACCATATTACAGGCAGCAGAAGAAAACGGGCTGGAAAGAGAAGATATAGTAGTTGACGGTCTTGTAAATACGGTAGGTGCTAATAAAGCAGCAGCTTTACAGACTCTTGAAACAATCCGGTATTGCAGAGAGGAACTGGGTCTGGCTACCGTAATCGGCCTTTCTAATATATCTTTTGGTTTACCGGAACGGCAGTTTGTTAACAGTACCTTTCTGGCACTGGCAATAAAGGAAGGGCTAACCATGGCTATTGCGAACCCCTCTCAGGAATTGTTAATGAACACTGCTTTTGCTGCAGATCTCTTATCTGCTAAGGAAGACGCTGATATTCGCTATATCAATAGGGTAACTGAAAGGCCTGGGGCAGTAATCACCCGAAAGGAAAATTCAGTCAAGGGAACCGGTAATTCTGAAAAGTCTGGAGAGACCTTAGAGAAAGAAGCCATAAACAAAAAGTCAGATATAGAGAATTTACCGGAAGCCCTAAAAACAAAAGCTTTTCAGCAGGTCTATGAAGCCGTAATAAAGGGGAAGAAACGGGATGTTATAAGTCTTGTTAAGGAAGCTATAACTGAAGGTGTAAGACCTTCATTTGTTTTGGATGAACTATTAATACCCGCTATTAATGAAGTAGGAAAACTATTTGATAAGCAGATCTATTTTCTTCCGCAGCTCATATCCTCGGCAGAGACTATGAAAACAGCCATTGATTATCTGGAACCCCTGCTGCAGGAAGGGGAAGAAAAAAAGAAAAAGCTTGCAACTGTGGTCATTGCAACAGTGTCAGGAGATGTTCATGATATTGGTAAAAACCTGGTAGTTCTGATGCTTAAAAACTATGGTTTTGATGTAATCGATCTTGGGAAAGATGTTTCTTCTGATAAAATTATTGAAACAGCAAAGGAACATGATGCGGATATTATTGCTTTATCTGCTCTTATGACAACTACCATGCTTGAGATGAAAAAGGTGATTGCCATGAAGAAGGAAGCAGGGTTGAAAGCCAAAGTTATCATCGGAGGAGCGGTAATTACCCAGAGCTATGCGGATGAAATCGGTGCAGATGGTTATGCAAAAGACGCCGGAGAGACAGTAACTGTAATAAAACGTTCGTTAGGGTTATGA
- a CDS encoding ABC transporter ATP-binding protein, translating into MSDEKNVQTARPARASRGPMGGGPGFHGPTEKAKDFKGSISKLIKYISSYKISIIIAILFAIGSTIFFIVGPKILGHVTTDIFSGLMGKLQGTGSIDFDKIGRTLLILLCLYVVSAFFSFVQGYIMSGVTQKITYRMRKEISQKINRMPMNYFETKTVGEVLSRVTNDVDTLGQSLNQSITQVITAVTQIIGITIMMISISGRMTLVAILTLPISSLLIALMMKKSQKYFKSQQEYLGHVNGQVEEVYSGHNIVKAFNGEGQVIEEFEKANGTLYNSAWKSQFLSGMMMPIMTFVGNLGYVAVSILGGYLVIKKTIEVGDIQSFIQYVRSFNQPIAQIAQISTQLQQTAAAAERVFEFLNEEEEDQFAVNPVNTETVDSRVEFNHVHFGYNPDKIIINDFSAKIEPGQKIAIVGPTGAGKTTMVKLLMRFYDVNSGEILIDGHNIKDFNRGELRQMFGMVLQDTWLFNGSIMENIRYGKADATDEEVIAAAKAAHAHHFIQTLPGGYQMELNEEASNVSQGQKQLLTIARAILADPKILILDEATSSVDTRTEVRIQKAMDNLMKGRTSFVIAHRLSTIRDADLILVMRDGDIVEQGSHDELLKQGGFYASLYNSQFEETA; encoded by the coding sequence ATGAGTGATGAAAAAAATGTACAGACAGCACGCCCTGCTAGGGCTTCCAGAGGACCTATGGGCGGTGGCCCGGGGTTTCATGGACCTACAGAGAAAGCAAAGGATTTCAAAGGCTCCATATCAAAGTTAATTAAGTATATATCTTCCTATAAAATCAGCATTATCATAGCGATATTATTTGCAATCGGTAGTACAATATTTTTCATTGTAGGGCCAAAGATTCTGGGTCATGTTACCACAGATATCTTTTCAGGGCTGATGGGAAAATTACAGGGAACAGGAAGTATCGATTTTGACAAGATAGGAAGGACACTTCTAATACTTCTATGTCTATATGTGGTAAGTGCTTTCTTCTCCTTTGTTCAGGGGTACATCATGTCCGGTGTTACTCAGAAGATAACTTACAGAATGAGAAAAGAAATTTCTCAGAAGATAAACCGCATGCCAATGAATTACTTTGAAACAAAGACAGTCGGTGAAGTGTTATCAAGAGTAACCAATGATGTCGATACCTTAGGACAGAGCTTAAACCAGAGTATTACCCAGGTTATTACAGCAGTAACCCAAATTATCGGTATTACTATCATGATGATATCTATCAGCGGCAGAATGACTCTGGTTGCAATACTGACACTTCCGATTTCTTCTTTATTGATTGCTCTAATGATGAAGAAATCCCAGAAGTATTTTAAGTCTCAACAGGAATATCTGGGTCATGTAAATGGCCAGGTAGAGGAAGTATATTCCGGTCATAACATCGTAAAGGCATTTAATGGGGAAGGCCAGGTTATTGAAGAATTTGAAAAGGCTAATGGCACTCTTTATAATTCTGCCTGGAAGTCTCAGTTCTTATCCGGTATGATGATGCCTATTATGACTTTTGTAGGAAACCTCGGATATGTAGCAGTATCTATCTTAGGTGGTTATCTTGTAATTAAGAAGACCATCGAGGTTGGTGATATCCAGTCTTTTATACAGTATGTAAGAAGTTTTAACCAGCCTATTGCACAGATTGCACAGATATCTACCCAGCTTCAGCAGACAGCTGCGGCTGCAGAAAGAGTATTTGAATTCCTAAACGAAGAAGAAGAAGACCAATTCGCAGTGAATCCGGTAAATACGGAGACGGTAGACAGCAGAGTTGAATTTAATCATGTACACTTTGGTTATAACCCTGATAAGATTATTATCAATGATTTCTCCGCAAAGATAGAACCCGGACAAAAGATTGCCATTGTCGGACCTACCGGAGCCGGAAAGACTACTATGGTTAAACTCTTAATGCGCTTCTATGATGTAAATTCCGGTGAAATCTTAATTGACGGGCATAACATCAAGGACTTTAACCGCGGCGAACTTCGTCAGATGTTTGGTATGGTATTACAAGATACCTGGCTCTTTAACGGTTCTATTATGGAAAACATCCGTTACGGTAAAGCAGATGCTACGGATGAAGAAGTTATTGCAGCAGCTAAGGCAGCTCATGCTCATCACTTTATTCAGACACTTCCCGGAGGCTATCAGATGGAATTAAATGAAGAAGCCAGCAATGTATCCCAAGGTCAGAAACAGTTGTTAACCATTGCAAGAGCTATTCTGGCAGATCCTAAGATTCTTATCCTTGATGAAGCTACCAGCTCCGTTGATACCAGAACAGAAGTAAGAATTCAGAAGGCGATGGATAACCTGATGAAGGGAAGAACCAGCTTTGTTATCGCTCACAGATTATCAACCATCCGTGATGCTGACCTTATTCTTGTAATGAGGGATGGTGACATTGTAGAACAGGGCAGCCATGATGAGCTCTTAAAGCAGGGCGGCTTCTATGCAAGTCTCTATAATTCACAGTTTGAAGAGACCGCTTAA
- a CDS encoding ABC transporter ATP-binding protein encodes MLKLFKLLKSSWPIMLVVIALLGLQAYCDLTLPTYTSEIVDVGIQGGGIKSAVPEAIEENYMKAVLYFVEDKDQQQVLDSYTLVTKDSVSAEDYKDYLDKYPALEKENIYVLKDLDKEQKDSLNQILADPMLIVGSLSMESDTTAKLKDAVAKMVPAELQSAPLVAMIISLPKEQSAKILEPITDKINGIQDSLKNQSAAAIVKYQYKALGMDTDKIQTNFILLTGLKMLGLALIAMISTVLVGFFASRMAAKLGREARGQVFRKVVSFSNAEFDHFSTASLITRSTNDIQQIQGMLVFLIRIVFYSPILAIGGIVKVLNTNVSMTWIIALAVIIIIIIIGTLFIVAMPKFKAIQKLIDRINLVTREILTGLSVIRAFHKEKPEEARFDVANVNLTKTNLFVNRAMTFMMPLMMLVFNGVSVLIIWTGAHGVNNGEMQVGDLMAFLQYTMQIIMSFLMFSMISIMLPRASVAAGRIWEVLNSKVTIHDPSVSKSFAPDKKGYVEFKSVNFKYSNADDNVLDDISFTAEPGKTTAIIGSTGSGKSTLVHLIPRFYDVTGGSILVDGVDIRDITQHELRDKIGFVPQKGVLFTGTIESNIKYGKQNANEDEIKKAARIAQATDFIEEKTEKYQTQISQGGGNVSGGQKQRLSIARAIAKDPEIYIFDDSFSALDYKTDVALRKALNEEIKNRTIIIVAQRISTILHADQIIVLDEGKIVGRGTHKELLKNCDVYNQIALSQLSKEELAYE; translated from the coding sequence ATGTTAAAATTATTTAAGCTGTTAAAATCCTCATGGCCAATTATGCTGGTAGTCATTGCTCTTTTAGGACTACAGGCTTACTGTGATTTGACTCTTCCAACCTACACATCAGAAATTGTAGATGTGGGTATTCAGGGAGGGGGAATAAAGAGTGCAGTTCCTGAGGCAATAGAGGAAAACTATATGAAAGCAGTCCTGTACTTTGTTGAGGATAAGGACCAGCAGCAAGTTTTAGATTCCTATACCTTAGTTACCAAGGATTCCGTATCCGCGGAAGATTACAAGGACTATCTTGATAAATATCCTGCTCTTGAGAAGGAAAATATCTATGTATTAAAGGACTTAGACAAGGAGCAAAAAGACAGTCTGAATCAGATATTGGCTGATCCCATGTTAATTGTCGGCTCTTTGTCAATGGAAAGTGACACTACTGCGAAGTTAAAGGATGCAGTTGCTAAGATGGTTCCGGCTGAACTTCAAAGTGCTCCTTTAGTGGCAATGATAATTTCATTACCCAAAGAGCAGTCAGCTAAAATACTGGAACCTATTACAGATAAAATAAATGGTATACAGGATTCCTTAAAGAACCAGAGTGCGGCAGCAATTGTAAAATATCAGTACAAAGCGCTGGGAATGGATACAGACAAAATACAGACCAACTTTATTCTATTAACCGGATTAAAAATGCTTGGGTTAGCTCTTATAGCCATGATATCCACCGTATTGGTAGGCTTTTTTGCTTCCAGAATGGCTGCAAAACTGGGACGTGAGGCAAGAGGCCAGGTATTCAGAAAGGTTGTCAGCTTTTCGAATGCAGAATTTGACCATTTTTCTACCGCTTCACTCATTACAAGAAGTACGAATGATATCCAGCAGATCCAGGGAATGCTGGTATTCCTGATTCGAATCGTGTTCTATTCACCGATTCTTGCCATCGGAGGCATTGTAAAAGTACTTAATACCAATGTATCTATGACTTGGATTATTGCTCTGGCAGTCATTATTATAATCATAATTATCGGTACCTTGTTTATCGTAGCGATGCCGAAATTTAAGGCTATACAGAAATTAATCGACCGTATAAATCTCGTGACCAGAGAAATACTGACAGGACTCTCTGTAATTCGTGCTTTTCATAAGGAAAAACCGGAAGAAGCCAGATTTGACGTTGCAAATGTTAACTTAACAAAGACGAACCTTTTCGTAAATAGAGCTATGACGTTCATGATGCCCCTTATGATGCTTGTATTTAACGGTGTATCCGTTCTCATCATCTGGACCGGTGCTCATGGTGTTAATAACGGAGAGATGCAGGTTGGTGATCTGATGGCATTCTTACAGTATACCATGCAGATAATCATGTCCTTCCTGATGTTCTCAATGATATCCATTATGCTTCCAAGAGCAAGTGTTGCAGCAGGACGTATATGGGAGGTACTTAATTCAAAGGTAACAATTCATGATCCTTCCGTATCCAAGTCATTTGCACCGGATAAAAAAGGTTATGTGGAATTTAAATCTGTTAACTTTAAGTATTCCAATGCAGATGATAATGTATTAGATGACATCAGCTTTACAGCAGAACCAGGTAAGACAACAGCTATTATCGGAAGTACCGGAAGCGGTAAATCCACACTGGTGCATTTAATTCCGAGATTCTATGATGTAACCGGCGGAAGTATTTTAGTTGATGGTGTTGATATTAGAGATATAACCCAGCATGAATTACGTGATAAGATTGGTTTCGTACCTCAAAAGGGTGTACTTTTTACAGGAACCATCGAATCCAATATCAAATACGGTAAGCAAAATGCAAATGAAGATGAGATAAAGAAGGCTGCCCGTATTGCTCAGGCTACCGATTTTATCGAAGAAAAGACAGAGAAATACCAAACCCAGATTTCCCAGGGCGGCGGTAATGTATCCGGTGGACAAAAGCAAAGACTGTCCATTGCAAGAGCCATTGCAAAGGACCCGGAAATCTATATATTTGATGACAGTTTTTCCGCTTTGGATTATAAGACAGATGTGGCACTCCGTAAAGCTCTGAATGAAGAAATAAAGAATAGGACAATTATTATTGTGGCGCAAAGAATTTCGACGATTCTTCATGCAGATCAGATTATTGTATTGGATGAAGGCAAGATTGTCGGAAGAGGCACTCATAAAGAACTGTTAAAGAACTGTGATGTTTATAACCAGATTGCATTATCACAGTTGTCAAAGGAGGAATTGGCATATGAGTGA
- a CDS encoding bifunctional homocysteine S-methyltransferase/methylenetetrahydrofolate reductase — MDLREYLKEHKLITDGAMGTYYSRLLNNDNAVSEFGNITEEETIVNIHKAYMKAGAALIRTNTFAANRQTLGQTKEEQELLIKKAYQLAKRAVEEVLKEESFPGNTKAFKGNRQVYVACNIGPIPENGTKPEEDILAEYQDICDVFLEEGGEVFLFETFSDFYYLKNLVKYIKEKKPEAFIITDFCLNKNGFTSKGISARSILETIEETKEIEAGGFNCGIGSGHMYQILKKLTLPVGKFIFAMPNAGYPEQFRNRLIFMDNEGYFRDNIQRICNLGVDAVGGCCGTTPDFIENMAEKLLLDDTFRGDRKVLAGIKEAGIEVRTNEFYQNFQEKKKVVAVELDPPFDASDEAVIACALKLKDTGTDMITMADSPMGRSRVDSVLMALKLHNETGLPVMPHICCRDKNMIAMRSMILGAYLNGIRNLLVVTGDPIPSEHRQSTTGVFDYNSIQLMNYVKEMNREHFSGEPIYYGGALNYGRGPIEKVIERIERKIEAGAKYFLTQPVFSEEDIRRLEVIRSKVDTKILCGIMPLVSYRNANFIKNEISGIHVPDWVIEKYRPDMSKEEAEWVGADIASCIIKDLSSFADGYYFMLPFNRVSLMEKIKVQ; from the coding sequence ATGGATTTAAGAGAGTATTTGAAAGAACATAAATTAATTACAGATGGTGCCATGGGTACTTATTATTCCAGGCTTTTAAATAATGACAATGCCGTATCGGAGTTCGGTAATATTACAGAAGAAGAAACCATTGTTAACATTCATAAAGCATACATGAAAGCAGGGGCAGCCCTAATACGTACAAATACCTTTGCCGCCAACAGACAGACCTTAGGGCAGACGAAAGAAGAGCAGGAACTTTTGATAAAAAAAGCCTATCAGCTTGCGAAAAGGGCGGTAGAAGAAGTATTAAAAGAGGAATCTTTCCCAGGGAATACGAAAGCTTTCAAAGGGAACAGGCAGGTCTATGTGGCCTGTAATATAGGCCCAATTCCGGAAAATGGGACAAAACCGGAGGAAGATATCCTTGCGGAATACCAGGATATCTGTGATGTCTTTCTGGAAGAGGGGGGAGAAGTGTTTCTTTTTGAGACCTTTTCCGATTTCTATTATCTAAAGAATTTGGTGAAATATATTAAAGAGAAAAAACCGGAAGCTTTTATCATAACGGATTTTTGCCTTAATAAGAATGGATTTACATCAAAGGGAATCAGTGCCAGGTCCATTCTGGAAACCATTGAAGAAACGAAGGAAATCGAAGCCGGTGGCTTTAATTGTGGAATAGGCTCCGGTCACATGTATCAGATATTAAAAAAGCTTACCCTGCCCGTTGGGAAGTTCATCTTTGCAATGCCAAATGCCGGATATCCCGAGCAATTTCGAAACCGCTTAATCTTTATGGATAATGAAGGATATTTCAGAGATAATATTCAAAGAATATGCAATCTTGGTGTTGATGCAGTGGGAGGGTGCTGTGGCACGACTCCGGATTTTATTGAAAATATGGCGGAAAAGCTTTTGCTGGATGATACTTTTCGAGGTGACAGGAAGGTGTTGGCAGGGATAAAAGAAGCCGGTATAGAAGTAAGGACGAATGAGTTTTATCAGAACTTTCAGGAAAAGAAGAAGGTAGTTGCAGTTGAGCTTGACCCGCCTTTTGATGCCAGCGATGAAGCAGTAATAGCCTGTGCACTTAAATTAAAGGATACCGGTACGGATATGATTACTATGGCGGATTCCCCTATGGGAAGAAGTCGTGTGGATTCCGTTCTTATGGCCTTAAAACTTCATAATGAAACAGGGCTTCCTGTCATGCCTCATATTTGCTGCAGGGATAAAAATATGATTGCCATGCGCTCGATGATTCTCGGCGCTTATCTTAATGGGATACGTAATCTCCTGGTGGTGACAGGGGATCCTATCCCAAGTGAACACAGACAATCCACAACCGGTGTCTTTGACTATAATTCTATACAGCTTATGAACTATGTAAAGGAAATGAACCGGGAGCATTTTTCAGGAGAACCGATCTATTACGGAGGAGCATTAAACTACGGCAGAGGTCCTATAGAGAAGGTAATAGAACGGATAGAGAGAAAAATAGAAGCGGGGGCTAAGTACTTTTTGACCCAGCCTGTATTTTCAGAAGAAGATATCAGAAGGCTGGAAGTAATCAGGTCAAAGGTAGATACGAAAATTTTATGCGGAATTATGCCTTTAGTAAGTTACCGGAATGCTAATTTTATTAAAAATGAAATCTCCGGTATTCATGTGCCGGATTGGGTAATTGAGAAGTATCGTCCTGATATGAGCAAGGAAGAGGCAGAATGGGTTGGGGCAGATATAGCCAGCTGTATTATTAAAGATTTAAGCAGTTTTGCAGACGGTTATTATTTTATGCTTCCCTTTAACCGGGTTAGCCTGATGGAAAAAATTAAAGTTCAGTAA
- a CDS encoding nuclear transport factor 2 family protein gives MESMENIYINREIRIKEYFNAWINNNPSCLTTLFSSTITYTECYGPVYYGLEQINKWFLDWHLKGEVIVWDIKQFIHQEDTMVVEWYFECIYENSRDGFDGISLIKFDDSGKVLSLKEFQSKAEHYLPYAD, from the coding sequence ATGGAAAGTATGGAAAATATTTATATAAATCGTGAAATAAGGATAAAAGAATACTTTAATGCATGGATAAATAATAATCCCTCCTGTCTGACAACTCTGTTTTCTTCCACCATTACTTATACGGAATGCTATGGTCCGGTGTATTATGGATTAGAACAGATAAATAAATGGTTTTTGGATTGGCATCTTAAGGGAGAGGTTATTGTCTGGGATATTAAACAGTTTATTCATCAGGAAGATACTATGGTAGTAGAATGGTATTTTGAATGTATCTATGAAAATTCCAGAGACGGATTTGATGGGATATCCCTTATTAAATTTGATGATTCAGGTAAAGTGCTCTCACTTAAGGAATTTCAGTCTAAGGCAGAGCATTATCTGCCTTATGCAGATTAA
- a CDS encoding DUF2500 domain-containing protein: protein MNANYHFGGGYGNNFMFGFGSIFIFLIFAIVIIGIIFTVITMAKQGIKNSQSPVLSVDAKVVAKRTDTTTHMDTIDDGINTSSSSTWYYATFEVESGDRMEFSIRGDVYGMLAEGDSGKLKFQGTRYLEFVRQL from the coding sequence ATGAATGCGAATTATCATTTCGGGGGCGGATATGGTAATAATTTCATGTTCGGCTTTGGCAGTATTTTTATTTTTTTAATATTTGCTATCGTAATTATAGGTATTATTTTTACAGTCATAACTATGGCTAAACAAGGAATTAAGAATAGTCAGTCACCGGTGCTATCTGTGGATGCTAAGGTAGTTGCCAAAAGAACGGATACAACGACGCATATGGATACCATAGATGATGGTATAAATACTAGCAGTAGCAGTACCTGGTACTATGCAACCTTCGAAGTAGAAAGCGGAGATCGTATGGAGTTTTCTATAAGGGGAGATGTTTACGGGATGCTGGCTGAAGGGGACAGCGGAAAATTAAAATTCCAGGGGACCAGATACCTAGAATTTGTAAGGCAGCTGTAA
- a CDS encoding response regulator: MEPLILIVEDDETIGNFMSAVLNANGYKVIRCTGGKEAIQMNASHIPDLILLDLGLPDMDGLEVLKNIRTWSKVPVVVVSARGYEREKVEALDMEADDYIVKPFGTSELLARIRTALRHGVQRGEGEERQETIVKVGELEIDFDKRIVSMAGERVHLTPIEYKIMALLLKHPGKVLTHDYIIKEIWGPYANESRTLRVNMANIRRKIEKNPGEPRYILTEMGVGYRLADNMNY, from the coding sequence ATGGAACCTTTAATCTTAATAGTTGAAGATGATGAGACCATAGGTAATTTCATGTCTGCGGTTTTAAATGCTAACGGTTATAAGGTAATCAGATGTACCGGAGGCAAGGAGGCTATACAGATGAATGCCTCACATATTCCTGATCTGATACTGCTGGATTTGGGACTGCCGGATATGGATGGCCTTGAAGTTCTGAAAAATATACGTACATGGTCAAAGGTTCCGGTGGTGGTGGTTTCAGCCAGAGGCTATGAACGGGAAAAAGTAGAAGCACTTGATATGGAAGCAGACGATTATATTGTAAAACCCTTTGGTACCTCTGAGCTTCTTGCACGGATTCGGACTGCACTGCGGCATGGTGTTCAACGAGGAGAAGGAGAAGAAAGACAGGAAACAATTGTTAAGGTCGGAGAATTGGAAATCGATTTTGATAAAAGAATTGTTTCTATGGCCGGGGAGCGTGTTCATCTAACACCCATCGAATATAAGATTATGGCACTGCTCCTAAAGCATCCCGGAAAGGTATTGACCCATGATTATATCATAAAAGAAATCTGGGGACCATACGCCAATGAAAGCCGTACTCTTAGAGTGAATATGGCGAATATCCGCAGAAAGATTGAGAAAAATCCCGGTGAACCCCGGTATATTCTTACGGAAATGGGAGTCGGATACCGTTTAGCGGATAATATGAATTATTAG